In Vigna angularis cultivar LongXiaoDou No.4 chromosome 8, ASM1680809v1, whole genome shotgun sequence, one DNA window encodes the following:
- the LOC128193312 gene encoding uncharacterized protein LOC128193312: MLAFRGWGFQACLSYNLFRMEFEEAEDEEWDTRKYSSKSNAANGCMMRWLLKMGVCVGKKILVAGFIASAAPVLVPPLAVASVIVIALSMPYAVFLASYVCTQNLMSKLLPRPTLQNPPLLKRICFKQGGCDDMQIYREEQALVDEAKRDIEIDGFGMKNGENVTVGSECGPREEYATDGIEENSPGENNGVQVQPFSEDYEEFKTPFEVKTLFLHESQDQPMEGDTEEAELQRETKGLLEKIRDEGRTDKTRERGEYAEGICRGVDERGKRIGSVEDMEESLAEEHSTIGETGEDLRKEEDPNLREEMLHSRNDENMDIMLEGKEFDTTNDSRKSLAEPSELLIPAEPIEASPIESMVYNIQMDENSSQDSENQESHMHKLNERMYLEDAEAREIANESAHDLFDGKQIDPDEKTYTIDLHEESSIIGRRTDSMEVLVSSVEQESWPSECSSEENIISSSEEVVLGDEKMWKEINVIRKIVGYEGRKEASCADELKALYIFTGVEPPTSLNENSIHPLEIKEKLQFLMSILGIKPNMT, from the exons ATGTTAGCTTTTAGAGGTTGGGGATTTCAAGCTTGTTTATCTTACAATCTGTTCAG GATGGAATTTGAAGAAGCGGAAGATGAAGAGTGGGATACTAGAAAATACTCGTCCAAAAGTAATGCTGCAAATGGTTGCATGATGAGGTGGCTGCTCAAAATGGGAGTCTGTGTTGGAAAGAAGATCTTAGTGGCTGGTTTCATAGCTTCAGCTGCTCCTGTGCTTGTTCCACCTCTTGCGGTGGCTTCTGTTATTGTCATTGCTCTTTCTATGCCTTATGCAGTTTTCTTGGCTAGCTATGTATGCACTCAGAATTTAATGAGTAAATTGCTCCCCAGGCCTACTCTCCAGAATCCCCCATTGCTTAAAAGGATATGTTTTAAGCAGGGTGGTTGTGATGATATGCAGATATATAGAGAGGAACAAGCCCTTGTGGATGAAGCAAAGAGAGACATTGAAATCGATGGTTTTGGTATGAAGAATGGAGAAAATGTGACAGTGGGGAGTGAGTGTGGTCCACGAGAAGAATATGCCACTGATGGAATTGAAGAAAACTCACCAGGAGAAAATAATGGAGTGCAAGTGCAGCCATTTAGTGAGGACTATGAAGAATTTAAGACTCCCTTTGAggttaaaactttgtttttacaTGAATCCCAGGATCAGCCCATGGAGGGTGATACAGAGGAAGCAGAGTTACAAAGAGAAACAAAGGGACTGTTAGAAAAAATTAGAGATGAGGGTAGAACTGATAAGACTAGGGAGAGAGGAGAATATGCAGAAGGAATATGTAGAGGGGTAGATGAAAGGGGTAAAAGAATTGGTTCTGTTGAAGATATGGAAGAATCATTGGCAGAAGAACATAGTACCATTGGGGAAACTGGAGAAGACttgagaaaggaagaagatcCAAATCTACGGGAGGAGATGCTTCATTCaagaaatgatgaaaatatgGATATCATGTTAGAAGGAAAAGAATTTGACACCACAAATGATTCAAGGAAGTCATTGGCTGAACCTTCTGAACTACTGATTCCAGCTGAACCAATTGAAGCTTCACCAATAGAATCAATGGTTTATAACATTCAAATGGATGAGAACTCTTCTCAGGACTCAGAAAATCAAGAATCTCATATGCATAAGTTAAATGAAAGGATGTACTTGGAAGATGCAGAAGCTAGAGAAATTGCTAATGAAAGTGCACATGATTTGTTTGATGGAAAACAGATAGACCCTGATGAGAAGACATACACAATTGATTTGCATGAAG AATCTTCAATTATTGGCAGACGCACAGATTCTATGGAGGTTCTTGTTTCCTCTGTAGAACAAGAGTCTTGGCCATCTGAATGCTCCTCTGAAGAAAACATTATCTCTTCTTCTGAAGAG GTAGTATTGGGTGATGAGAAGATGTGGAAAGAGATTAATGTGATAAGGAAGATAGTAGGATATGAAGGTAGAAAGGAAGCATCATGTGCAGATGAATTGAAGGCTCTTTACATCTTCACTGGAGTTGAGCCTCCAACATCTCTCAATGAGAACTCCATCCACCCCTTAGAAATCAAGGAGAAACTCCAATTTCTTATGTCCATCCTTGGAATTAAGCCCAACATGACTTAG